GTTTGAGTAAACTCCTACCACACCGCAGTTTTCTTCTGTCATTTTTTGTTTTCTTCCTTTTTTATTTCATGAGCAAGAATTATGGCATCAGCAACTTCTTTCATACTAATTCTTTTATTCATGCTAAATTTTCTTATTTTATCGTATGCTTCCTCTTCTGTCAATTTTTCCTCTTTCATAAGAATACCTTTTGCTTTTTCTATTTTTTTTCTTGATTCAAGTTCTTCTTCAAGGATTTTTGTTTTTACTAAAAGTTCAGTATTTTCAATAACAATGGCTGCTTGATTTGCTATAGAAGAAATTATTTCTATTTCTTTTTGTGTAAATTTATAAGGGTATGTCGTGTACACATTTAAAACCCCAATTGACCTATTTTTCACAACCATTGGTATAGATAACATTGAAACAAGTCCTTCCTTTTTTGCAATATCTCTATATTTATATTCTTTTTCTTTTCTCACATCTTCAACTACAATCGGTTTTTTTGTTTCAAACACCTTCCCAGCAATTCCTTCTCCTACTTTTAATGGTGGTTTTTTTAAATATTCATTACTCATTGTTTGTGTTGCCCTAATCTTTAAAACTTTTTCCTTTTCATCATACAGTAAAATTGAACATATTTTTGATTTAAAAATTTCAGCGGTCACATTAACAATAAGTTTTAAAATGTCTTCAAGATACATATCAGACGTGATTGCCTGGCTTATTCTATATATTGCTTCTAATTCAGATTGTATATCTTGTCCTTTCATATTTTTTATTCTACCATAGATTATATGAATTATCGTAACAATATAAAAATAGAGAATTTATAAAAATAACTTTTCAAAACTTTTTATGAAATAATCAAGATATCTGTAAATTTCTGGTGATTTAAAATTATCAACAAATGGTTGCCCATATTTATTCATTTCTGTCCCGCATATAACAGGCATATTCATTTTTTTACAGACATTCATAAATTGTTCAAGATTTTTAACTTTTATTTTCTTTTCTCTTTCATCTTTTATATTCCAGTTTCTTTCAGGTATTATTGTTATACCTTTTATCCCCTTATTTCTAAGTAATTCTACAAGAAACTCAGGGTCTTTTTCTCCTTCATTTGTTCCATCAAGGTATGTCCCAATTGGTATACCTCCTGCCCTCTCTGTCATTTTTACAACATCGTCAAATAAAGGAAAATCACTACTTTCACTTTTTACATAACCAGGACCTCCAAATTTAATAAGTTTCTGCCTTATTTTTTCATATAAATCACCTATATTTTTTCCCTTTAATTCAATAATTTTTTCCTTTTCAATACCTAAAATATTTGCCCAGAAGATATCTGTTTTTTCACCTAAATTTTCTTTTGATTTCAAGTAATAGGCAAGAATAATATGCCTTTCAGTTGGATTATTAGAAGGTGTTAAAGGTAATACATCTTTTTCATAATCAATTTTTACATCTTTCAAGTAATTATTGACCTTTTCTATAACCTTTTTATTTCTGTCTTGAGCAATTTTTTTTAAATTATCAAAAAATTTTTTTTCTTCAGTACCTTCTTCTGGAATTTTTCTAAATCCTTTACCGCATAGATAAAATATACCGGGTTCATTTGGAGAATTTATAACTTTATCTTTCATTTCTTTTAGAAATACTCTTGATTCAAAACCACTAATTACTTTTATATTCAGTAGTTTCCCAGCATACAATGTTTCTTCAAGCCCTGCAAGTGTATCAAAATCAACTGTACCAAGATATAATAATCCCTTTTTCCATGCTTCAAAAACAATTCTTGAAGGCGACCAGTTTTTGTAATTAAAGGAATGAAAAGTATGAATATGTGCATTCAAATAACCCTCAAACTCATTATCTTTTTCTATTCTCTTTCTTTTTATCAAATCAAATATCTCATGCAAACTTTTTTCTCTTACTTCTTTATCAAAATCAGATAATCTATTTATAATTTCTTCATTTCTCATGATTTTAATAGTATATCATATATTTCGTATATTTTTAAGGTTTTAAATTCAATAGAATTCTATGGTAAAATAAATAAAAAGGAGGAATTTATGGAAGAAATAGTATTACATTTAAATAAGGATAATTTTAATGAGGTAATTAAAAATAATGAGAAAGTAGTTGTAGATTTCTGGGCGAGTTGGTGTATGCCATGTAGAATGGTTGCTCCTTTTTTTGAAAATCTTGCAAAAAAGCATAAAGGAGAAATTGTTTTTGCAAAAGTTAATGTTGATGAAAATCCTGAAATTGCTGCAAAATTCGGTGTTATGTCAATCCCTGATTTTATAATCTTCAAAAATGGAGAAAAAAAAGGAGAAATTGTAGGAGCAATGCCAGAAGAAATTTTAGAAGAAAAAATTTTGAATTATTTTAAGTAATTTTATGATTCCAGGATTATTTTTTTTATTCTTTTCACAGTTTTTTCTATATTTTTATTTATTAATCTCACATCATAGTATTTAAACAATATTTTCCTTTCTTCTTTTGATATTAACAATCTTTTTTTTATTTCTTCATCACTCATATCTTTTCTTTCTCTCATTCTCCGTTCTTGTTCTTTTAAAGATGGAGGTAAAATTCCAATTAAAAACACTTCTGGATATTTTTTTTTAATTTTTAATCCTCCTTGAGTATCTATAACAAGAAGTGTTTTTTTGTTTTTTTTTAAATTTTCTTCAATTTTCTTTTTTGGTGTTCCATAATAATTACCGTAAACCACAGACCATTCTGCAAATTCGTCTCTTTTAATCATCTCTTCAAATTTTTCTTTGTCAACAAAGTTATAGTCAATGCCATTTTTTTCATTGGGTCTTGGTTTTCTTGTGGTATAAGTTATAACTGTATCAATATCCTTTAATTCTTTTTTTAGAATTTTTTGTATTGTAGTTTTTCCTGTTCCTGACGGTGCTGAAAGAACAAATATTAAGTTTTTCATTTATGGTGTAAATTTACCTGTAGTTTTAAGTGAATGAATTGCTCTTTGAGCAATACTTTCAAAAGAAGTTCCGATTAGTTTTTCCCATTGTTTTATTGCCATATCAATTTGTCCATTTTTTTCATAAGCATGTGCTAAAACATCATCAACAAATTCGGGATGAGGAAATTTCACTGCCTTTTCAAGATATCTAACAGCATTGGGATAATCCATACCTTTATGATAATAAGTCCATCCGAGTTCAAAATAAAGGTCATATCTATCTTTATTATAAGTGATTCCCTTTTTTAAAAATGAAATTCCGTTAGTATACCAAAATAGCATTTCGACAGGGACATTTATTAAACCGGAGACAATTTCATATAATTCTTTATATTCTTTTTTCTCTTTTAAAGCATCAATTTTTTTATAACAGTTATTTGTAATATCAAAATACTCCTTTATCTTTTCTTCTGTTTTTGGATATTCTCTTGCAAGTCCTTCAACTAAATCTTTTATATCTTTTCTGATTTGAGTTATTGTCTCTTTTATAGATTTGTCTTCCAGTTTTGATAAAATCTTTCCAAGTTCTTCATCCAGTGTATTTGCCCTTGAACGTACATTTGCAAATATATTATATGTCATATGCCAGCCCCCAACAGCCCAGACAACTATATATGTTGGCTGAAGCCATGCGATTGCATCAAGTAACGGAAGCATTTTATAGTGTTGACCTGAATGCCAGTAGTTTTCTATATTTAACCATAAAAGGTCTGCTGCAAGACCTCTGAATCCACTCAATATTAAACTTCCAGCCATCTGTCCGGGCATCAATAGAATATTACTTTCAAGATTTTCCACTTGTTTTGAATAATCAATACTTACCTGTAAAAAGCCTATAGGAATTAAAAGTAATATCGCAATAAATATTCTAATCCAATTTTTTTTCATATTTCTCTCTTTTGGATAAAATAGGAACCAATTAAAAGAACAACTGCAAGGTATAAAATTCCATAAACCCCTGTTTTCAGTATATAATTCCAGCTAACGTCAATTCCAACTACTACTTTATCCCTTATATTAAAATTTTCATAATTAGGAATAACTGTATAAAGTATTTTCCAGAGGCCTTTTAAAATTATATTTTCTGTTCTGTCAGCAAGTTGATTTCCATATGAAGTTAAATGTCCCACTATATAAAGGAAGAAGGAAAAAATTACATTAAAAGCATCAGAAGCAAAAGTCGCAACAGTAAGAGTAATTGAACCAATTAAAATGAGTTCGATGAAAATCAGTAATAATGTTTTAAATACTTGGATATCGGGTGGACTTTTTTTGAAAATTAATAGACCAGTGAAAAATAAACACATAAGGATAAAGTTTAAAAAAATAATTAGAATAATTCCCAAAAATTTCCCGATAAAAAAATTCTGTCTTGTTATTGGTTTTGAAAATAATGTGTAAATCGTTCTTTTTTCTATTTCACTTGAAATTGCTGTAAGAGACATAAAAATTGCTATTAGAGCTCCAAAAAATTCTATGCTTGAAAAACTGACATCTTTAATCATTTTTAATTCTTCCTCTGCCGTAAGGAAAGAAAATGCCTTTGATGCACCAATAACGATAAGTGCTACTACTAGTAATATGTATAAAGTCTTTTTCCTCAACGATTCTTTGAAACTATTCAGTCCGATAATCCATGCTTTTTTCATTGATTTTCTCCCTTTTTGTCAAATTCTTCTATTGTTTTTACAAATAAATCTTCAAGACCTGTTGCATTATATTTCTGTATTAACTCATTAAGTTTCCCTGTAGCAAGCAGATAACCTCTATGAAATATAGCAATTCTATCACATACTCTTTCAACTTCGGAAAGAAAATGGCTTGAAAGTAAAATAGTTTTTCCCTCTCTTTTTAATTGGATTAATAAATCTCTTGTTTCAATACAACCTATAGGGTCAAGACCTGTTGTTGGTTCATCAAGTATTAAAATTTTTGGGTCATTTATTAAGCTTGCTGCAAGCCCAATTCTTTCAAGCATGCCTTTGGAATAATGTCTTAAAGCAAGTTTTTTGTTTTCATGAAGTTTAACAAGAAATAATAATTTTTCAATTCTTTCATTTAAAACTTTCTCGGGTATTTCAAAAAGTTTTCCATAAAATCTTAAAAGTTCTGGACCTGTTAGATAATCATAGTAATAAGGGTTTTCAGGTAAAAAACCAACATTTTTTTTCATTTCAACATCAAATTGATTTTTTCCAAGAATAGTTATTTCTCCTGAAGTT
The bacterium genome window above contains:
- the gmk gene encoding guanylate kinase, translated to MKNLIFVLSAPSGTGKTTIQKILKKELKDIDTVITYTTRKPRPNEKNGIDYNFVDKEKFEEMIKRDEFAEWSVVYGNYYGTPKKKIEENLKKNKKTLLVIDTQGGLKIKKKYPEVFLIGILPPSLKEQERRMRERKDMSDEEIKKRLLISKEERKILFKYYDVRLINKNIEKTVKRIKKIILES
- a CDS encoding ABC transporter ATP-binding protein, producing the protein MNVIEIKELTKYYFLGRNKVVVGLENVSFNVEEGEIYGILGPNGSGKTTCLKLMLGILYPTSGEITILGKNQFDVEMKKNVGFLPENPYYYDYLTGPELLRFYGKLFEIPEKVLNERIEKLLFLVKLHENKKLALRHYSKGMLERIGLAASLINDPKILILDEPTTGLDPIGCIETRDLLIQLKREGKTILLSSHFLSEVERVCDRIAIFHRGYLLATGKLNELIQKYNATGLEDLFVKTIEEFDKKGENQ
- a CDS encoding GAF and ANTAR domain-containing protein, which encodes MKGQDIQSELEAIYRISQAITSDMYLEDILKLIVNVTAEIFKSKICSILLYDEKEKVLKIRATQTMSNEYLKKPPLKVGEGIAGKVFETKKPIVVEDVRKEKEYKYRDIAKKEGLVSMLSIPMVVKNRSIGVLNVYTTYPYKFTQKEIEIISSIANQAAIVIENTELLVKTKILEEELESRKKIEKAKGILMKEEKLTEEEAYDKIRKFSMNKRISMKEVADAIILAHEIKKEENKK
- a CDS encoding ABC transporter permease subunit; the protein is MKKAWIIGLNSFKESLRKKTLYILLVVALIVIGASKAFSFLTAEEELKMIKDVSFSSIEFFGALIAIFMSLTAISSEIEKRTIYTLFSKPITRQNFFIGKFLGIILIIFLNFILMCLFFTGLLIFKKSPPDIQVFKTLLLIFIELILIGSITLTVATFASDAFNVIFSFFLYIVGHLTSYGNQLADRTENIILKGLWKILYTVIPNYENFNIRDKVVVGIDVSWNYILKTGVYGILYLAVVLLIGSYFIQKREI
- the trxA gene encoding thioredoxin, which encodes MEEIVLHLNKDNFNEVIKNNEKVVVDFWASWCMPCRMVAPFFENLAKKHKGEIVFAKVNVDENPEIAAKFGVMSIPDFIIFKNGEKKGEIVGAMPEEILEEKILNYFK